The Hyla sarda isolate aHylSar1 chromosome 2, aHylSar1.hap1, whole genome shotgun sequence genome includes the window agtgctagctgtttttgtggctaacactaagcctcagcttactaatggactccgtctataagacagcttccactactaagcctgtcaagtaaataaaaaaaaaacacaacacgttgcaaaaaaatttattccaaaaaacactcccccacaagccctcattaaccattttattaacattaaacagattttaaaaaacactggtcattgaagcagtccaccgaatccgaagtagtccacaggatacacggatctgaaatgagaaataaaaaaaaataaaaataggttaatacatttattgtcacccgcccatgactacaactcccagcatgcccttacagtaaggatatgctgggagttgtattgtgGGGGGAAAACAATCTCCCGCactacatgactacaactcccagcatatccccactgtaagggtatgctgggagttgtaggggggagggtgacaagcctgtcacctgccccttgccgcacaactacaactcccagcatgtccttacagtaaggccatgctgggagttgtaggggggcgggtgacaactacaactcccagaatgcccttacagtaaggatatgctgggagttgtagtgtggggggggaaacaatctcccgcaccacatgactacaactcccagcataaccccactgtaagggcatgctgggagttgtagggggggggcgggtgacaagcctgtcacctaccccctgccgcacaactacaactcccagcatgtccttacagtaaggacatgctgggagttgtgtgtgtgtggggtgacaATCTcttgcaccacatgactacaactcccagcatatccttactgtaagggcctgttgggagctgtagttgtgcggcagggggcaggtgacaagcacctgcccccaccccccctacaactctcccagcatgcccttactgtaaggacatactggaagttgtattcgtgccagccagggaagcaggtggtaatgcgctccgctccctggctgcagtggtcagagaatcactgtaatttcatatttcctgccgggtcacgtgacacgggacccagcgggaaatatgaaattacaccaaactctgcTGCGCTGtcgtaaggagcccgggctgacataacactgcagccgggAAGGGAGATGTGCAAAAgctgtccctgccatctctcggcgtgtaccgcagtgctgagggatggcagggacagcacctacacatctccctgctcggctgtgggagtcccgggggggggggggctgctgagtTATGTCAGCAGCCTTATCAGGCGCTGCTGAGATAATAGTTGATGGAGCCCGGGCAGCTGAAGTGTggctagcccgggctccttaccttGGCGCCTCAGGATAAATGAGGATCCCGGGCAACTGAAGTGTggctagcccgggctccttaccttGGCGCCACAGGATAAATGAGGATCCCGGGCGACTGAAGTGTggctagcccgggctccttttaacatctggCGGAGCCGCCCAGactctgattctatccccgctaccctaagataatgatggggacactgctgtACATACCCCCACCACTCCTTGTCTTCCACCcacccgcgccgcacattgtctgCACACTAcaatactaaaactcccagcatgccctcactgtatggacatgctgggagttgtagtcttgcaacaggtagcagacagatgggagatgtgcggtgCAGGCGGGTAgttgctttttctgctccatgtttgagctggagtaaatttagtaaattttttaccttgttgcgactttttttgcgcagttgcgactgttgcagttaataaatacctgactacccgtagtccattttaaaattataactatgtagttaagttttggaaaacttgcttttctcattttccagtcaaaatgttgcacgaaaaatcacgtagttgcaggtgcgacatttttagtaaaaaaaaattacctaaatcgcttgataaatgtctgtcataaAGTTTTGAATAAAGCAGTTGGTGAGTGCCCTGTTTCACTTCTCTTTGCAAAAATGATTtgtgtggggggagatttatcaaaacctgcgtaggggaagaatggtgcagttgcatgtagcaaccaatcacattgcttctttcatttttcccacgcatctttaaaaatgaaagaagcgatctgattggttgctgtaggcagctgcaccacttttcctctacataggAGACAGTGAGCACCACTAAGTTGTTGCTGGTAAAGCTGTTTGTTCTGGACACAGGTGGCGTCCATTTGGATTACTTGGAGTATTACAGAATACTGCAGTGCGGAGATTCGTTTCTTGCGGTTGCAGAGTTAGGGTCCTCACTACGTTTTCACTGTACGGCTGCCGAAtccgggctctcccgtatcccagccgcacCGGCCCATatctaatgcatttcaatgagccgactggagttaaATGGTGACGCCGGTCGgcacatttttgccctgtatccggttttctgaccagaccagatccggtcacaaaaccggaaagGGGGCAAAAATGTGCAGAccagagtcaccatttgactctggtcagctcattgatATGCATTAGATAcgggccaggtccggctgggatacaggagcacccggttttcgctTCCCCCAACCAGATCCGGCAGCTGTACagtgaaaacgtagtgtgaacccacccttagagcTCTTTTATCTTCTAGCTGCATTGCGCAGTTCTGTGCAATGGGGGTGGAGAGCCAGTTCGCCACACTACCGTGCCTCCTCCATATTTCCATCTTGCCTGCCCCGTCATATATGCAAATGGTTTCAACCATTTCATATTTTTACAGGGGCGAGCCAGATggggaatatggaggaggggaGCACGGTGAGGCGGCTTCCTGCCTTTATTGCACAGAGCTGCACAATGTAGCTAGAGGCTTAAAGAGCTATAACTCTGCAACTACTGCTCAGATTGATGTAAGTAACCCCATCTAATTAAAGCTGTTTATCCACATTataacccaatatattgggtttagtgcaggttacagcttgtcagtttctctttaatggtctattcacatgtacaggatcctgcgcagatttgatgcacaggattttctgctgcagatttcaatgtaaactaaatgactgagcacagcttgaaatcctgtgcatcaaatctgcacagaatactgtacgtgtgaaaagacccaaaaggggtactccgacggaaaacatcttatcccctatccaaaaggataggggataagatgtctgattgcgggggtcttgcTGCTGGGGCACCCTATTCATCCGATGCATGGtgcaaactccgctccgtgccggatgactgccgactacagccgccacgacccttccattaatgtctatgggaggaggcatgacggctatgtactagccattttgtcccctcccatagacataaatggagagacgtggtgtgacgtcacaaacacggaagctctaAGCATCCCTGTTCCGGACGCCGCCattgccggcctggagatcgcccagcggcgggtcccccgtgatcacacatcttatcccctatccttttgaacgAGAACAAGATGTtttctggcggagtacccctttaagtccacttTGGCTCAAACATTTATGGATGGTGTGATCTGACACTGACGTGCCTCTAATGTCTTTTGAAATTGTTCTGGTCTCTTTGGTTACCATTCGTATTATCTGTCTTTTCAATTTATCATCAATTTTTTTCTTGTGGCCACATCCAGACGGAGAATGGCTACAATCATGTGGATCTTAAACTTCTGACTTATATGTGCAAGTGTAGTCACAGGAACATCTAGCTGCTTGGAGATGTCTTCTAGcctttacctttaaaggggtactccactgcccgaatgttccgaacgatggctgcgggggtcgtgacatcatggccacgcccctcgtaacTTCACGCCATGAAATGTTCTGAGCGctggggtagtggagtacccctttaacatgcttgTCTATCATTTTCTCTCTAATCTCCTGAGGCAACCCTCTCCTTGGCTTTCTGCGGTCCATGTTCAGTGTGGTGCACACCATGATACCAAACAGCACAGTGACTACAGGGACCACCTTAGTTTAACATGTCCCTGTTttcaaattatttattattatttcctaTCATTTTTTTCAGTTCAAAccagtttcattattttgttttttaaaatgaTTCTGCTAAACCACAATTTATAagaaatgtctgattttcatcatttcatttttattcattattacagtttgtcagTTATATCAGGGAGCATTGTGGGTTGTTATTTCTTTAACAGAAGagtaccaacaattttgtccatatCTGTAGCCCCGACCAACTGTCCCCACTGTAAATACCTGTATTCttagtatgtgcagagcactgtaatctgcttcccccccccccctagtcagCAGCAGTTCACTGCTGAAACAATGGCTGCTTTTGTTATTTAACCCTTTTGTTGCTGTTATCCTGCCGCTGTTTGTTTACCTCCTGCCCAAACCCCACCTTGCAAATGCAAAGAATCAATAACTTTTTCTTCTCTatagaaatttactgtaaatcacCCCCAGCACAGTGCCAACTTGTTCAGTCCAGTGTACGTTCTCCAGCCTTAACTATAGACCCTTATAACAGGCTGATTATTGGTTGAATGAGTATTGAAAAAAGGAACAATTCCTATTTAAAAGAGTCAGTGATCAGCTGCCTAATGAGAAAATGCTCATTTGTCAGCTAATGAAAGTATCATTATAAGCTGCACACCACCCTGTGTGAACAACAGTTGGGTGGCTGGCATTGATGATGTTTAGGGTCACACGAATGACCGAACCTCGTGAAGGCTCAGTAAAAGAGCGATGGTAACCCAGATCTGCACTTGTTATGGAGATCAGCCTATCCAAAAAGTGCGTTTTCATGGCATATAAGAGAGTTGGGCTTGTAGATAGATCCTGTCCTGTGActaggaagagaagggaaaggaaGTCACTTTGAgagtactgctggcaaacagccTAGTTATGGTGCTGTCCCAtaaaatggagagaatgagaaataacTCTGCATCATATGGGAGActgtcagcttaaaggggtactccggtagaaaacttttttaaatcaactggtgccagatttgtaaattaggtagCAAAAATATTTACCCAAAACCTCAAGGAGAGTGTATATAATATTTTTACTATTTATAATGACCGTTCTTCAATTAACagtaatatttattataatatcacaTTAATTATAAAAATGATTAAGaagatcccctcacagggccctatggggggatcagacaataaaataaaatacactaaaATAATTCCTGATGCCTCTAATATAGCAGATAACATATAAAGATATCTAGCAATAAATGGTTCCCTGTAGGGGTGTGAATGTTACTTAATAATAGATCACAAAACTGTTCTTTCAATAAAGATGAATGGCAATTAATATGAATGGCAGTTGTTATGGAACAATGTTGCAATATTGTCCTTCTGATATGAAAGTGTATCAGGATTGCGGTATTCTCTGAAGGCAGAGATATTAAAAGTTCCAGCAGAGTAAGATGTAATAGAAAGTCTGTGGGCTAAAATGCAGATATTTGtctgcgctggcaggcgctgactaGAGATATTGCCGGTGTTAATAGCAGCTGGTCCGGACTGCACCGGACCTGTTATTTAGGCTGCCCATCTGTATGCACAGGATTATAGAAGCGCTTTAAAAGTAGAAGTTATGCGCTCACCGGTATCCGATGTTTAGGCAGTCCACGTTAGTATCCGATCTGGGACAAGAGCTGTTTGCCGGTTCTCTGATGCACTCCAGTAGTCGGCCTCGTGGAGTTGGTGTGTAACGTCACTGGGAGCTCTGCTGGAACAACGGCCTCACCGGAGTGGAGATGGAATAGGAGCCGTAGATGTTAGCCACATAAATCCTCTGCAAGGTATATTGAATTAAAACTGCAACTGCCAAGTGAAAAGCCGCACATGTAGATGGCATCCACTtcctagatgcgtttcagggtacttgagtatcgactagggatcgaccgatatcgtttttttagggccgataccgataatcggtgcaggttagggccgatagccgataacttataccgatattccggtataagttatcggctatttaaccccctgcgacaccgctgcagatcattgatttaaagcgggcgctttaaatcaatgatctgcagtggcttttgcggggccttaggccgccgccgccacccgcttctctccccctacctgtcagggtggtccgggccatccatccatccttgctgtagtgtccgggggcgttccgggtgaagagtgaaccggtccgggctgtccttcttctccggcggtcatcttctccactccgggtaggctccggcctagtaatgctgcatagacgccgctgtgcagtgacgcccttgcgcagcgacgcacctgacgtcacggcgtagcggcgtctttgcagcgtactaggccggagcctgcccggagtggagaagaggacccccggagaagaaggacagcccggaccgattCACCCTTCACcgggaacgcccccggacactacaggaacgatggatggcccggaccacccccattacgggtaagtttaattttttattgactcggagggtgggggaggggcccggccggtatagcggtatgggcaaaaatccataccgctataccgcccagcatcacggtggggggtgcggcgggtTGGGGGGGTGGTGATcgcagtgcggtgggggcggggcattatcggcaaggtaattgccaatacagataatgcccaaaatcgtgattatcggccgataatatcggccatgccgataatcggtcgatccctagtatcgaCCCTTTCTTCAGAAGGGATATATCCCTTCAGTAGGGATATTTTTGCTACTGAACTTTTTCCTCTTGCACCTAGGGTATAGCTGCCTACCAAATCTAACCTCGGATTagtgtattaattgtgagctgcacttatcctttttctttaaattagatttgtaaattacttctattaaatcttaatccttccagtagttattagcggctgtatactacagaggaaatgcttttctttttggatttctctttgtcatagccacagtgctttctgctgaccattttagaaactgtacagagcaggagaaaatccccatagcaaagatatgctgccctaaacagttcctaaaatggacagcagaggtcagcagagagcattgtggtcgtggcagaagagaaatctaaacagaaaagcatttcctctgtagtatacagcccctaaaaagtactggaaggattaagattttttaatagaagtaatttacaaatctacacaaaaagaaaaaaaagttgcggAGCAGCTGACCAGATCCTAGGTCCGTGGTGTTATTTCCTCACAACTGCTACAATTAGGCTAGGATCAGATCTCCTGTCACCAAATGAACTTTTCTGCATGGAGTGGTGGTTATTTGTAATAACTTGCATAGTTTGTCAGATTCACCCATAAAAGTGGCGCCAGTGATTTAGATGTCACATCGCGGTCAGGCGGCAGAAGGATGGGGAGGCTGAGATGGTACGGGGGGAATCAGACgtcagggccacagccgtatcgcaccatcaggtgcttcgtcaggccaatATGACCTATGAATCAGACATCATAGGGGCTTGACGAAGCACCCAAcagtgcgatacggctgtggccctgacGTCTGATTCCCCCCCGTACCTCCTCAGCCTCCCCGTCCTTCTGCTGCCTGACCGCGATGTGACATCCGACACCACGGACCTTTAATAACAGCCTCTAAATCACTGGCGCCACTTTTATGGGTGAATCTGACAAACTATGCAAGTTATTACAAATAACCACCACTCCATGCAGAAAAGTTCATTTGGTGACAGGAGATCTGATCCTAGCCTAATTGTTGTGAGGAAATAACCCCAGACACCCTAGCACACCCTTATATTTGGTACTAGAGCATGCATTCTGCTAGAAGTGGTATGCTCACTCAGCTGTAGATATAAAACAGTGTCCCTAAGGGTCTTTTTACAAGTAGAGTATCCTGTGCATTTTTGAAGCGCAGGATTTGAAGATGTGTTCAGTCTTTAGTTTGTATTtaactctgcagcttcaaatactgtatgtgtgaatacaccctaaatgtGCGGAAGAGTTGTGGAAAACAGGGCTAAGGAGACCTAGAAACCCATGTGACGAGGATTCAGGTACAGTTTAACCCAGAGCTAGCGCAGCGCTCTTAACCTAAAGaggtatactgtagtatatttttattttataaataattatgctaaggctgaaaaaaaaaaaaaataacaaaactaAAAAACCCACTACTATGTTCACCTTCCCTGCTCCCCTCCTGTTCTAATGGGGCCCAATCTTGCTGCACACCATTTCTTGGTGTTGGCACAAGAAATGGCTCACTGAGTGGGCAAACACCGCTGCAGCCAGTGGTTGGCTGAGCAGGAAATTCCTTGTTCTTTTAATGATACCTAGAAGCGCTCTACAGTAGGGCCGGGTTtcttggaatagccctttaaccccttaaagataaagtccattttgaccttaaccccttaaggacccagccattttacaccttaggacctggccattttttgcacatttgaccactgtcactttaaacattaataactctggaatgcttttacttatcattctgattctgagattgttttttcgtgacatattctactttaacatagtggtaaaattttgtggtaacttgcatcctttcttggtgaaaaatcccaaaatttgatgaaaaattagaaaattttgcatttttctaactttgaagctctctgcttgtaaggaaaatggatattccaaaaaaaaaaaattttttaattcacatatacaatatgtctactttatgtttgcatcataaaatttacatgtttttacttttggaagacaccagagggcttcaaagttcagcatcaattttccaatttttcacaaaattttcaaactcactatttttcagggaccagttcaggtttgaagtggatttgaagggccttcatattagaaataccccataaataaccccattataaaaactgcaccgcccaaagtattcaaaatgacattcagtcagcgttttaaccctttaggtgtttcacaggaatagcagcaaagtgaaggagaaaattcacaatcttcattttttacacacgcatgttcttgtagacctaatttttgaatttttacaaggggtaaaaggagaaaatgtatacttgtgtttgtagcccaatttctctcgagtaagcacatacctcatatgtctatgtaaattgttcggcgggcgcagtagagggctcagaaggcatggagcgacaaggggattttggagagtacgtttttctgaaatggtttttggggggcatgttgcatttaggaagcccctatggtgccagaacagcaaaaaaactaaacaaattgcataccattttggaatgtgtccagaatcttcactgctgcctctgatgcagacACTGCCTCCTCCAATTGACTACCCCCATTCCCAGGTATGTGCCACCGGTTCCCCCCTGCCACTGGCCCTCACAGCTCTGagtcatcttcccccgctctcTCTCCGTACTTCTAAGGGCGGGCAGAGCGGAGgttctgaactttcacccccaaGTCAGCtgggacactgtgattggtcctcagggaccaatcacagtgatcactgaccaggaccattcacagatggtcctggggtggcttgcagaagttgtcttctgcctgttaacccgtgCAATGTCGCttaactgaatgacttatataaacgtcaggATGCACCAACTAGCTGCATAACCTGACGTTTATATGTctttctgcgggaaggggttaaacataatgtCTATGCCACAAAAAAAGCTAATGGATATGTAACAGAATACTGAATACACACAGAGCTTAAGCTTATAGCACTAGCAATCTAAGCGTCCCAACAATTACAGAAGTCAATAATaaggttaatatttttttttttactgctttacTGCACAAACCTACGTAATAATCATTTCACAAAAGGTGGTCTCTCTGGTTTACCAAAAGTATAATATGATGGTCTTTATGCTCatctttttcatatatatatatatatatatatatatatatatatatatatatataaagtgtttACAGTATTGTAATGTTAAATAATatgtacactaaaaaaaacgacTCTTTCTCTTgccatcagttttatgctgctgCTGGGTCAAATTAGTTTGGGTCTTTTTTCGATTGCCTTTGAATTCAAAAGATTCAAGTCTTTCCCTAAATCCATCATGTTTTCTAGTTGGAACACATGACAGCGCTTTGTTCCAGTCTCCTGTATCCTTTAAAGTCATCAGAATCTCAATCACCTGGTTGAGGGTGAGATTTTTAGGGCCACAATTCCACTTCAGAAAGCTATCCAATGGCAGGCGAGCCGTGGCTAGCTGCAGCCGCTTAGCATTCCCAAAAGACACGCCGGTCTTTTGGCTTTTGTCCACGAAAGCACCAATGATGTAGATTTTATCCTGGTCAAATGTCTTCAGCACGTTTGGCGAGTCAGCGGTCAGGTAAACAAGTCGATCCTTGGGAAAGATGTCGACGTGAGATTTTTCTGTGGCTGTTATTAAGACGTTATCCCAGGCACCTTGGTAACGTTTCACTAATTCTTTATGGTAGGGCCCATTGGGCTGTAAATTACAGAAGTGGATATGAAAGGGCTCCATAGACTTTTTGTTAAAACCGTCACACATCTGAAGCTGACTCACTGTATTTTCCATTTCCCTCTCAGACATATATCGGTCATAAGCCATATCAAATACAACAGGTTGCCCGAATATCATTGCCTGGGCAATTCGCCAAGAATCAAAGTTATCCTCCATCCTCTTCCAGACCTTCAAGTAGGAACTGTGCTTTTCGGGGTTGCTCTCAGTGTCGCTCATTGACTGCTTTTTTTCcagtttctttttttgtctgcttTTCTTATATAGTTCTTTAATGTGGagtttttttaagtatttttttcGGGAAGACTTTGTAGGAAGCTGCAGAAGTTCCTGTAATTCCTCTGTACTAATGGAATCAGGCATGGCTTTTCCTGCCAGTCTCCACATGTCAACAAGCTTCTGCATACTTTCCATAGTCGCCTCTTCTTCGCTTTCTTGTTCACTTTGCTCACTTTCAGTCTTTGGCGGAGCATTTCTTAAAATATTTTTCCATGTGTCTAGATCTACCTTTTCGGAAGCACTGGGCTTCTCTTGGTTCTTAATGCGGTGGGTTAGCATCAACATTCGGCACTGCGGGTTTTGCCGAGTTATCCTCAAGGGGAATTGTCCCTTTACTCCTTCCTTTATCACACTATGGAATGATGAACATCTTACAGTTCGTAGGAATGCATTCGTGAAACCCATTTTCCAAGCCATGAGAAAATTAGGctgaaaagaaataaataaacaaaaaataaaataaaaaagggaaaattaTTTCTCCTGTAGCAAATCTTATTCTTAAAAATGAGGGCAGAAATACAAagtgggggatttattaaaacctgcccagaggaaaagttgctgagttgcccatagcaaccaatcagattgcttctttcattctgcagagaccttgttaaaaaagaaagaagcaatctgattggttgccatgggcaactcagcaacttttcctctggataggttttgataaatctcccccaaaatgtgtaggccagtgtttcccaaccagcgtgtctccagctgctgcaaaactacaactcccagcatgcccggacagcctttggctgtccgggcatgctgggagttgtagttttgcaacagctgggaaacactggtgtagacaaATACCGTAGCAAGGAAGGTCCCAATATGTGGCTGCATCAAGAAGTAAGGAGACCAACCCAGAAGTGCCCTGaccagagccttaaaggggtactccactgtaaaactttttttttttttttaatcaactggtgccagaaagttaaacagatttgtaaattacttctattaaaaatcttaaacattccagtacttatcagctgctgtatactacaaaggaaattattttcttttttaatttattttctgtctgaccacagtgctctctgctgacacctctgtccatgtcaggaactgtccatagcaagagaggtttgctatggggatttgctcttactctggacagttcctaaaatggacagaggtgtcagcagagaacactgtggtcagacagaaaggaaattcataaagaaaagaacttgctgtggagcatacagcagctgataagtactggaaggattaagatttttaaataaaagtaatttacaaatctgtttaacattctggcaccagttgatttaaagaaaaaacatgtttttaattggagtacccctttaagaggttatttatccttcttaaaggagaactccggaataggaaaattatcctccatactgccggcagtaaaaaaataaatag containing:
- the TRMT10C gene encoding tRNA methyltransferase 10 homolog C, with the protein product MAWKMGFTNAFLRTVRCSSFHSVIKEGVKGQFPLRITRQNPQCRMLMLTHRIKNQEKPSASEKVDLDTWKNILRNAPPKTESEQSEQESEEEATMESMQKLVDMWRLAGKAMPDSISTEELQELLQLPTKSSRKKYLKKLHIKELYKKSRQKKKLEKKQSMSDTESNPEKHSSYLKVWKRMEDNFDSWRIAQAMIFGQPVVFDMAYDRYMSEREMENTVSQLQMCDGFNKKSMEPFHIHFCNLQPNGPYHKELVKRYQGAWDNVLITATEKSHVDIFPKDRLVYLTADSPNVLKTFDQDKIYIIGAFVDKSQKTGVSFGNAKRLQLATARLPLDSFLKWNCGPKNLTLNQVIEILMTLKDTGDWNKALSCVPTRKHDGFRERLESFEFKGNRKKTQTNLTQQQHKTDGKRKSRFF